In Balaenoptera ricei isolate mBalRic1 chromosome 7, mBalRic1.hap2, whole genome shotgun sequence, a single window of DNA contains:
- the ACKR3 gene encoding atypical chemokine receptor 3 isoform X1, translating to MKPGGESIKPRSLRGSCVALQGRTLPISWEESALNAEQKLSRLIAARGTMDLHVFDYSEPGNFSDISWPCNSSDCIVVDTVQCAGMPNKNVLLYTLSFVYIFIFVIGMIANSVVVWVNIQAKTTGYDTHCYILNLAIADLWVVVTIPVWVVSLVQHNQWPMGELTCKVTHLIFSINLFGSIFFLTCMSVDRYLSVAYFTNTSSRKKKMVRRAVCVLAWLLAFCVSLPDTYYLKTVTSASNNETYCRSFYPEHSIKEWLISMELVSVVLGFAIPFSIIAVFYFLLARAISSSSDQEKHSSRKIIFSYVVVFLVCWLPYHVVVLLDVFSILHYIPFTCQLENFLFTALHVTQCLSLVHCCVNPVLYSFINRNYRYELMKAFIFKYSAKTGLTKLIDASRVSETEYSALEQNTK from the exons ATGAAGCCTGGCGGTGAGAGCATCAAACCGCGCTCTCTGCGTGGCTCCTGCGTCGCCCTCCAGGGCAGGACGTTGCCCATCAGCTGGGAGGAGTCAGCTTTGAACGCGGAGCAAAAGCTAA GCCGTTTGATCGCTGCCCGTGGCACCATGGATCTGCACGTCTTCGACTACTCGGAACCGGGGAACTTCTCCGACATCAGCTGGCCGTGCAACAGCAGTGACTGCATTGTCGTGGATACTGTGCAGTGCGCCGGCATGCCCAACAAGAACGTCCTGCTGTACACGCTCTCCTTCGTTTACATCTTCATCTTCGTGATCGGCATGATCGCCAACTCCGTGGTGGTCTGGGTGAACATCCAGGCCAAGACCACGGGCTACGACACGCACTGCTACATCTTGAACCTGGCCATCGCCGACCTGTGGGTGGTGGTCACCATCCCGGTCTGGGTGGTCAGCCTCGTGCAGCATAACCAGTGGCCCATGGGCGAGCTCACGTGCAAGGTCACTCACCTCATCTTCTCCATCAACCTCTTCGGCAGCATCTTCTTCCTTACGTGCATGAGCGTGGACCGCTACCTCTCTGTCGCCTACTTCACCAACACCTCCAGCCGCAAGAAGAAGATGGTGCGCCGCGCCGTGTGTGTCCTGGCATGGCTCCTGGCCTTCTGCGTGTCCCTGCCCGACACCTACTACCTGAAGACGGTCACGTCCGCTTCGAACAATGAGACCTACTGCCGGTCCTTTTACCCCGAGCACAGCATCAAGGAGTGGCTGATCAGCATGGAGCTGGTCTCCGTGGTCCTGGGCTTCGCCATCCCTTTCTCCATCATTGCCGTCTTCTACTTCCTGCTCGCCCGAGCCATCTCCTCCTCCAGCGACCAGGAGAAGCACAGCAGCCGGAAGATCATCTTCTCCTACGTGGTGGTCTTCCTCGTGTGCTGGCTCCCCTACCACGTCGTGGTGCTGCTGGACGTCTTCTCCATCCTCCACTACATCCCCTTCACCTGCCAGCTGGAGAACTTCCTCTTCACGGCTCTGCACGTCACGCAGTGCCTGTCCCTGGTGCATTGCTGCGTCAACCCCGTGCTCTACAGCTTCATCAACCGCAACTACAGGTACGAGCTGATGAAAGCCTTCATCTTCAAGTACTCGGCCAAAACGGGTCTCACCAAGCTCATCGATGCCTCCCGAGTGTCGGAGACCGAGTACTCGGCTTTGGAGCAAAACACCAAGTGA
- the ACKR3 gene encoding atypical chemokine receptor 3 isoform X2, whose amino-acid sequence MDLHVFDYSEPGNFSDISWPCNSSDCIVVDTVQCAGMPNKNVLLYTLSFVYIFIFVIGMIANSVVVWVNIQAKTTGYDTHCYILNLAIADLWVVVTIPVWVVSLVQHNQWPMGELTCKVTHLIFSINLFGSIFFLTCMSVDRYLSVAYFTNTSSRKKKMVRRAVCVLAWLLAFCVSLPDTYYLKTVTSASNNETYCRSFYPEHSIKEWLISMELVSVVLGFAIPFSIIAVFYFLLARAISSSSDQEKHSSRKIIFSYVVVFLVCWLPYHVVVLLDVFSILHYIPFTCQLENFLFTALHVTQCLSLVHCCVNPVLYSFINRNYRYELMKAFIFKYSAKTGLTKLIDASRVSETEYSALEQNTK is encoded by the coding sequence ATGGATCTGCACGTCTTCGACTACTCGGAACCGGGGAACTTCTCCGACATCAGCTGGCCGTGCAACAGCAGTGACTGCATTGTCGTGGATACTGTGCAGTGCGCCGGCATGCCCAACAAGAACGTCCTGCTGTACACGCTCTCCTTCGTTTACATCTTCATCTTCGTGATCGGCATGATCGCCAACTCCGTGGTGGTCTGGGTGAACATCCAGGCCAAGACCACGGGCTACGACACGCACTGCTACATCTTGAACCTGGCCATCGCCGACCTGTGGGTGGTGGTCACCATCCCGGTCTGGGTGGTCAGCCTCGTGCAGCATAACCAGTGGCCCATGGGCGAGCTCACGTGCAAGGTCACTCACCTCATCTTCTCCATCAACCTCTTCGGCAGCATCTTCTTCCTTACGTGCATGAGCGTGGACCGCTACCTCTCTGTCGCCTACTTCACCAACACCTCCAGCCGCAAGAAGAAGATGGTGCGCCGCGCCGTGTGTGTCCTGGCATGGCTCCTGGCCTTCTGCGTGTCCCTGCCCGACACCTACTACCTGAAGACGGTCACGTCCGCTTCGAACAATGAGACCTACTGCCGGTCCTTTTACCCCGAGCACAGCATCAAGGAGTGGCTGATCAGCATGGAGCTGGTCTCCGTGGTCCTGGGCTTCGCCATCCCTTTCTCCATCATTGCCGTCTTCTACTTCCTGCTCGCCCGAGCCATCTCCTCCTCCAGCGACCAGGAGAAGCACAGCAGCCGGAAGATCATCTTCTCCTACGTGGTGGTCTTCCTCGTGTGCTGGCTCCCCTACCACGTCGTGGTGCTGCTGGACGTCTTCTCCATCCTCCACTACATCCCCTTCACCTGCCAGCTGGAGAACTTCCTCTTCACGGCTCTGCACGTCACGCAGTGCCTGTCCCTGGTGCATTGCTGCGTCAACCCCGTGCTCTACAGCTTCATCAACCGCAACTACAGGTACGAGCTGATGAAAGCCTTCATCTTCAAGTACTCGGCCAAAACGGGTCTCACCAAGCTCATCGATGCCTCCCGAGTGTCGGAGACCGAGTACTCGGCTTTGGAGCAAAACACCAAGTGA